The DNA window TCTTCGAGTCGCTCAAGGCCGGCGCCAGCGGCTACGTGCTCAAGTCCGTGGCCGACCGCGACCTGCTGGAGGCATGCCGGGCGGCCATGCGCGGCGAGCCGTTCGTCTACCCGGGGGCGATCACCGCGCTCATCCGCGACTACCTCCAGCGGCACCAGCAGGGCGAGCCGGTGCCCGAGACCGTGCTCACCCCGCGCGAGGAGGAGATCGTGAAGCTCATCGCCGAGGGCCACTCCTCCAAGGACATCGCCGGCATCCTGGTCATCAGCGTCAAGACCGTCGAACGGCACCGGGCGAACATCCTGGCCAAACTCGGCCTGCGCGACCGGCTGGAGCTGACCAGGCACGCCATCAGGGCGGGCCTGGTCGAGCCATGAGCCGGGGTGGGCCGGAGGGGGCCGGCGCCGGCCCGGGTCAGCGCAGCGGGTCGAGCTCGGCCAGGGCGGCCGGCTGCTTGCCCGTGGTGATCTGCTCGGCCAGCAGCCGGCCGGTGATCGGGCCGTGCGCCATGCCCCACATGCCGTGGCCGCCCGCGACGTAGACGGTGGGGGCCGTCGTGGCGCCGACCAGCGGCCGGCCGTCGGCGGTGACGGGGCGCGGCCCCACCCACGTGTCGCTGCGCTCGTCCCAGCGCAGGCCATGAAGCAGCGGCCGGACGGAGGCGACGAGGGCCTCCAGCCGGGCCGGCACCTGCGGCGCGTCCGGGTCGCGGAACTCCATGGTGCCCGCCACCCGCAGCCCGCCCTGGTACGGCGTGCACGCCACGCGCACGCCGGGCAGGTAGACCGGCCCGTGGACGGGACGCTCGACCGGCACGGTGAAGGAGTAGCCGCGGCCCGCGCGCAGCGGGACGCGCACGCCCCACTGCCGGGCCAGGCGGGGCAGCCACGCGCCGGTGGCCAGCACCACCGCGTCGGCGGACAGCACGGTGCCCTTGGCCGAGCTCACGATCGCCTTCCTGCCGTCGGTGCGCACGTCGTCGACCTCGACGGCGTACACGGTCGCGCCGCGCCGCATGACGGCCCGGCCGAGGGCGTGCACGAACGCGCCCGGGTCGACGTAGCGCTGCCCGTCGATCCGCACGCCCGTGGTCAGCGCCTCGCCGGCGAGCGGGACCTGGTCGGCCAGCCGGGCGCCGTCCAGCACGGCGTGCTCGACGTGCTGCCCGATGGCCTCCAGCCTGCGCAGCTCGCGCAGCAGACCCTCGGCCTCGGCCCGGGTCCGGAACGCGGCGGTGATCGGCGCGGACACGACGGGCGCGGACACGCCGCTGTTCGCCAGCACCTCGTACGCCTCCACGCACTCGTCGTTGAGCGGCAGGTTGGCGCGGGCCGCGCGGGTCCACGACCGCCAGCGGCTGTTGGCCGCGAAGCGGGTCAGGAACGTCCACAGCCCCGGGTCGAGGGTCGCGGGCACGTGCAGCGGCGCGGCCGGGTCCAGCAGCGAGCGCAGGCCGTAGCGGACCACGGCGGGCTCGTTCAGCGGGATGGCCAGGCCAGGCGCGATCCAGCCGGCGTTGCCCCAGGACGCGCCGGCCGCGAGGCCGCCGCGGTCGACCACGTCCACCTGGACACCGCGCTCCTGCAGGAACCACGCGGTGGACAGGCCCACGATGCCCGCGCCCACCACGATCACCGAACGCGGCCAGTTGCCGACCATGCCACCCTCCGACGTCGAACGACTCTCGCTGTCCGTCCCAGGATGGCCCGTGCCGCGACCTGCGGCGTTGTGGCCGGACGACAATGTGGGCGCGCCCGTTGTGGCGTTCCCACAACGGGCGCCGGCTCAAGGCCGGTCGTCGTCGCCCGACGCCGCCAGCATGATGGTCATCGCCAGGCGCTGACGGGGGTCCTCCAGGTCCAGCGGGGTGAGCTCGTTCATCTTGCGCAGCCGGTTGCGGACCGTGTTGGGATGCACGTCGAGGCGCTCGGCGGTCCACGCGAGGTCGCCCTGGCTCTCCAGCCAGGCCCGCAGCGTGGCGACGAACCGCGTGCCGTGCCGCGCGTCGTGCCGGCGCAGCGTGCCGACCGGCCCGCGCGCCGGGGTCCGGCCGCCGCGCGCGGCGGCGCGCAGCCGCAGCAGCAGGATCTCGTCCCAGGACTCGTCGTAGGCGGGCGGCGGCGCCCAGGGCCCGGCGCCCTCGTGCAGCGCCAGGCACTCGTCGGCCTCCTGGCGGCCCGCGGGCAGGTCCGTGACCTCGGCGGGCGCGCCGATCCCGGCCGCGACGCGGACCGGGGCGGGCAGCTCGGCCTGCAGGTCCTTGACCCACTGCCGGGCCGTCTCGGCCTCCTCTCCCGGCAGGAGGGTGTAGAGCGTGTCGCCGAGCAGCGCGCTGCGCCCTGGCCTGGACCAGCCGAAACCGGCCGTGGCCTGCTCGAAGGCGAGCAGCAGCGCCGCGTGGCGGTCGTCGGGGGTGAACGCGCGGACCGCGACCACCCGCATGGCGCGCGGCGCCAGGCCCAGCCGGCTGGCCGACGTCGCCGCGTCGGCGCCGCCCTCCAGCAGCCGGCCGACCAGGTCGGACTCCACCTGCCGCTCCAGGTCCGCGCTGGCGCGGGAGCGCAGCAGGTGCAGCGCGACCACCCGCGCGCCGTCGGCGAGGGCGCGCAGGCGCTCGCCGGTCAGCGGGGCGGCGCAGCTGACCCACACCGAGCCGAGCAGCTCGCGCCCGGCCCGCGCCGCCACCGCCATCCGCCCGGTCAGGCCCTGCTCGGCGTCGGCCGGGACGAACACCGGCTCGTCCGTGGCCGCCAGCCGGGCGAACACCCCGCGCCGCTGCAACCGCTCGCGCAGCCCATCGGGGACGCGCCGGCCGAGGATGGTCGCCAGCCGCGCCGGGTCGCCCGCCTGCTGGCTGCGGGAGTAGGCGAGCACCCGCGAGTGCCGGTCCTCGATGGTCACCGCCCCGCCGATCACGTCGGCGAGGCTGTCGGCGAGGGCGAACAGGTCCGTCGGGCCCCGCCCCGAGGCGGTCTCCCGGCTCTCCAGCACCAGCCCGTACACCACGCCGGCGAGCTGGCTCCACGACACGGCGGGGTCGGCCAGCAGCACCGCCACGCCGTGCCGGTCGCCGAGCGCGGCGGCGTCCTGCTCGGCGCCGCCCTCGGCGGGACGTACGAGGACCGCCGTGGCCTGCGCCGCCGCCGCCCACCGCACCGCCTCCGCGGGCGAGGACGCGCCGACGGCCAGCAGCACGTCGCCGGTGACGCCCCGGTCCGTGGCGTCCGGCATGGCGACGCTGCGCAGCACGGCCGAACGGGCCTCGGGACGGCCGCACAGCCGGACCCCGTACCCGCCGAGCACGTTGACCAGGCGGTCCAGCGTGATCATGATCACCTCCGATGGGTGGAAGGGGCCGGGGCCCCCGTACGTCAGGCCGCCTCGTGCCTGCGCTGGCAGTCGATGCAGGTGCGGGCCAGCGGGCGCACCTTGAGCCGTTCGAACGGGATGCCCTGCTCGCAGTGGGCGCAGCGGCCGTAGCTGCCGTCCGTCAGCCGGTCGAACGCCTGCGACAGCTCGGCGACGGCCCGCTCGGCGGCGGTGATGGAGGCCAGCAGCTCCTGCCAGGTGCCGTCGGCGCCGCTGCCGTCGCGTTCCTGCTCGCGCAGCGCCTCGA is part of the Nonomuraea coxensis DSM 45129 genome and encodes:
- a CDS encoding response regulator, which translates into the protein MQAQPTRILLADDHALVRHGLRLILDAEPDLTVVAEAGDGAEAVELATRGQVPIDLAILDIAMPRMTGIQAAREISRRAPGVRLLMLSMYDNEQYFFESLKAGASGYVLKSVADRDLLEACRAAMRGEPFVYPGAITALIRDYLQRHQQGEPVPETVLTPREEEIVKLIAEGHSSKDIAGILVISVKTVERHRANILAKLGLRDRLELTRHAIRAGLVEP
- a CDS encoding NAD(P)/FAD-dependent oxidoreductase, yielding MVGNWPRSVIVVGAGIVGLSTAWFLQERGVQVDVVDRGGLAAGASWGNAGWIAPGLAIPLNEPAVVRYGLRSLLDPAAPLHVPATLDPGLWTFLTRFAANSRWRSWTRAARANLPLNDECVEAYEVLANSGVSAPVVSAPITAAFRTRAEAEGLLRELRRLEAIGQHVEHAVLDGARLADQVPLAGEALTTGVRIDGQRYVDPGAFVHALGRAVMRRGATVYAVEVDDVRTDGRKAIVSSAKGTVLSADAVVLATGAWLPRLARQWGVRVPLRAGRGYSFTVPVERPVHGPVYLPGVRVACTPYQGGLRVAGTMEFRDPDAPQVPARLEALVASVRPLLHGLRWDERSDTWVGPRPVTADGRPLVGATTAPTVYVAGGHGMWGMAHGPITGRLLAEQITTGKQPAALAELDPLR
- a CDS encoding PucR family transcriptional regulator, whose amino-acid sequence is MITLDRLVNVLGGYGVRLCGRPEARSAVLRSVAMPDATDRGVTGDVLLAVGASSPAEAVRWAAAAQATAVLVRPAEGGAEQDAAALGDRHGVAVLLADPAVSWSQLAGVVYGLVLESRETASGRGPTDLFALADSLADVIGGAVTIEDRHSRVLAYSRSQQAGDPARLATILGRRVPDGLRERLQRRGVFARLAATDEPVFVPADAEQGLTGRMAVAARAGRELLGSVWVSCAAPLTGERLRALADGARVVALHLLRSRASADLERQVESDLVGRLLEGGADAATSASRLGLAPRAMRVVAVRAFTPDDRHAALLLAFEQATAGFGWSRPGRSALLGDTLYTLLPGEEAETARQWVKDLQAELPAPVRVAAGIGAPAEVTDLPAGRQEADECLALHEGAGPWAPPPAYDESWDEILLLRLRAAARGGRTPARGPVGTLRRHDARHGTRFVATLRAWLESQGDLAWTAERLDVHPNTVRNRLRKMNELTPLDLEDPRQRLAMTIMLAASGDDDRP
- a CDS encoding TraR/DksA family transcriptional regulator; this encodes MIENVLPGTHLSSVQIQSLREDLHEQLEQRRRQLEALREQERDGSGADGTWQELLASITAAERAVAELSQAFDRLTDGSYGRCAHCEQGIPFERLKVRPLARTCIDCQRRHEAA